A region from the Ferroacidibacillus organovorans genome encodes:
- the secA gene encoding preprotein translocase subunit SecA: protein MIGLIKRVVGSSNEREVKRLLKIVDKVRALEPTYEAMSDDELRSQTDLFKMRYQQGERLDAMLPEAFAVVREASKRVLGMRHFDVQLLGGMVLHQGRVAEMKTGEGKTLVSTLPAYLNALTGKGVHVITTNDYLARRDSEWMGRIHRFMGLTVGLNVHGLSHAEKQEAYLADVTYGTNAEFGFDYLRDNMVMNTAEMVQRPLHFAIVDEVDSILIDEARTPLIISGPGEKSTDLYFMADLFVRSLVHEEDYTFDEKARTANLTDQGVHKAERYFRLENLFDPLHITTNHHITQALKAHALMHRDKDYVVIGEEVVIVDEFTGRMMQGRRYSDGLHQAIEAKEGVKVQNESRTLATITLQNYFRMYEKLSGMTGTAKTEQQEFVDIYAMDVVTIPPNRPNLRKDLSDVVYKTVKGKFQAAVLEIEARHRTGQPVLVGTTSIEKSELLSGMLRAKGISHHVLNAKHHEREAEIISHAGERGMVTIATNMAGRGTDIHLGEGVAELGGLHIIGTERHESRRIDNQLRGRAGRQGDPGSSQFYLSLQDDLMRLFGSDNIMGLMDKLGIEEDQPIENGMVSKAIERAQRKVEANNYDVRKHVLKYDDVMNKQREVIYTQRRRILQEQNLRPIIEGMCRDLVDFMLQTYCLQDQVPEDWDLKGLLEYGEHTFLTPHRVTEDELRRFEREELQEFLYSQVDVEYNLREETLGDFVRELERIVLLRTVDSKWMDHIDAMETLRQGIHLRSYGQLDPLTAYQQEGFQMFEDMIHSIQEEVATYVFKAQVSMPDLPPETPEPLFTSF, encoded by the coding sequence GTGATCGGGCTGATTAAACGAGTTGTCGGAAGTTCGAATGAGCGTGAAGTCAAGAGATTGTTGAAAATTGTTGACAAAGTTCGCGCGCTTGAGCCGACGTATGAAGCGATGTCGGATGATGAGTTGCGCTCACAAACAGATCTGTTTAAGATGCGCTATCAGCAGGGAGAACGGCTCGACGCGATGCTTCCTGAGGCATTTGCCGTGGTTCGCGAGGCGAGCAAGCGCGTTCTTGGCATGCGCCATTTCGACGTTCAGTTGCTGGGTGGCATGGTTCTTCATCAAGGGCGCGTTGCTGAGATGAAAACGGGTGAAGGAAAGACGCTTGTCTCTACGCTTCCTGCCTATCTAAATGCGTTAACTGGAAAAGGTGTCCACGTCATTACGACGAATGACTATCTGGCGCGTCGCGATAGCGAATGGATGGGACGCATTCACCGTTTCATGGGACTCACGGTGGGCCTTAATGTGCATGGACTCTCGCACGCTGAAAAACAAGAGGCGTATCTGGCGGATGTGACGTATGGCACGAATGCGGAATTCGGGTTTGACTATCTGCGAGACAATATGGTGATGAATACCGCAGAGATGGTGCAACGCCCGCTTCATTTCGCAATTGTTGACGAAGTAGACAGCATTTTGATTGATGAGGCAAGGACGCCGCTGATCATTTCGGGGCCTGGCGAAAAATCGACGGATCTTTATTTTATGGCGGATTTGTTTGTGCGTTCGCTTGTGCACGAAGAGGATTACACGTTTGATGAAAAGGCGCGCACGGCCAACCTCACGGATCAAGGCGTGCACAAAGCAGAACGCTACTTCCGTCTTGAGAACTTGTTCGATCCACTTCACATCACCACAAATCATCACATTACGCAGGCGCTCAAGGCGCACGCGTTGATGCATCGCGACAAGGACTACGTCGTGATCGGTGAAGAAGTCGTGATCGTCGATGAGTTTACGGGGCGCATGATGCAAGGCAGGCGCTACAGCGACGGACTGCACCAAGCGATTGAGGCCAAAGAGGGCGTCAAGGTGCAAAACGAATCGCGCACGCTTGCGACGATTACACTGCAAAACTATTTCCGGATGTATGAAAAGCTTTCAGGCATGACGGGAACTGCCAAAACAGAACAGCAAGAATTTGTCGATATCTATGCAATGGATGTTGTGACGATTCCGCCCAATCGACCCAATCTTCGCAAAGACTTGTCGGACGTTGTCTATAAAACGGTCAAAGGCAAGTTTCAGGCGGCGGTCCTGGAGATTGAAGCGAGACATCGCACAGGTCAACCGGTGCTCGTTGGGACAACCTCGATTGAAAAGTCGGAGTTACTCTCAGGAATGCTTCGCGCCAAAGGCATTTCGCATCACGTACTCAATGCAAAGCACCACGAGCGTGAGGCGGAGATTATCTCACATGCGGGTGAGCGCGGCATGGTGACGATCGCCACGAACATGGCGGGACGCGGAACGGACATTCATCTCGGTGAAGGGGTTGCTGAACTGGGCGGCCTTCATATCATCGGCACAGAACGTCACGAGAGCCGTCGTATCGACAATCAGTTGCGTGGTCGCGCCGGCCGTCAAGGTGATCCGGGATCTTCGCAATTCTATCTGTCGCTTCAAGATGATCTTATGCGGCTTTTTGGCTCTGACAACATCATGGGTCTTATGGATAAGCTTGGCATCGAAGAGGATCAGCCGATCGAGAACGGGATGGTCTCAAAGGCGATTGAACGCGCGCAGCGTAAGGTGGAGGCAAACAATTACGATGTGCGCAAGCACGTGCTTAAATATGATGATGTGATGAACAAGCAGCGCGAAGTGATTTACACGCAGCGCCGCCGCATTTTGCAAGAGCAGAATCTGCGCCCTATTATTGAAGGAATGTGCAGGGATCTGGTTGATTTTATGCTGCAGACGTACTGTCTGCAAGATCAGGTTCCGGAGGATTGGGATCTAAAAGGGCTGCTCGAATACGGGGAACATACGTTTTTGACTCCGCATAGAGTGACAGAAGATGAACTGCGGCGCTTCGAGCGAGAAGAACTTCAGGAGTTTCTGTACAGTCAGGTGGATGTTGAATATAACCTGCGCGAAGAGACGCTTGGCGATTTCGTTCGCGAGCTTGAACGGATCGTTCTATTGCGCACGGTGGATTCGAAGTGGATGGATCACATTGACGCGATGGAAACGCTGAGGCAAGGTATCCACCTGCGTTCATACGGACAACTAGATCCGCTCACGGCGTATCAGCAGGAAGGGTTCCAGATGTTTGAGGACATGATTCACAGCATTCAAGAAGAAGTCGCGACGTATGTGTTTAAGGCGCAAGTCAGCATGCCTGATCTGCCGCCAGAAACACCGGAGCCGCTTTTCACTTCTTTCTGA
- the hpf gene encoding ribosome hibernation-promoting factor, HPF/YfiA family, which yields MNIQIRGDHHLDVTPALKQYVEKKMGRMERYLEASQVHDVSVTMSVTRGVHTVEVMIPLGQALLRAEERSDDMYASVDLVMDKLEKQLEKYRHRMGQKVSRRLKVEGGKAKTRVNQIGMDELAEEDEPDVVRVKRFDMKPMDVSEAIMQMDLLGHDFFVFANAEDEKTSVVYRRRNGQFGLIQAL from the coding sequence ATGAACATTCAGATTCGTGGTGATCATCATTTGGACGTCACGCCAGCGCTCAAGCAGTACGTTGAGAAAAAGATGGGGCGCATGGAGCGCTATCTTGAGGCTTCGCAAGTTCACGATGTGTCAGTTACGATGAGTGTTACAAGAGGTGTTCATACCGTCGAAGTCATGATCCCGTTGGGACAAGCTTTGCTCAGGGCGGAAGAGCGGTCGGATGACATGTATGCGTCAGTCGATTTGGTGATGGATAAACTTGAAAAACAATTGGAGAAGTATCGACATCGCATGGGTCAAAAGGTGAGTCGTCGCCTTAAGGTAGAAGGTGGAAAAGCCAAAACGAGAGTGAATCAGATCGGGATGGATGAGCTGGCGGAAGAAGATGAACCGGATGTCGTGCGCGTAAAACGGTTTGACATGAAGCCGATGGATGTTTCTGAAGCCATTATGCAAATGGATCTTCTCGGTCACGACTTTTTTGTCTTTGCGAATGCGGAGGACGAAAAAACAAGTGTCGTCTATCGTAGGCGAAATGGACAATTCGGATTGATTCAGGCGCTGTGA
- a CDS encoding FkbM family methyltransferase: MRSSDLLYSLLEMNDKVCLVDVGANPIDGDAPYKEMLRHGHCRLVGFEPQETARALLNQRKSEYEEYLPYVIGNGQRANLYVCHGSGMTSTLKPDPSRLALFNGFLGLGQVEQVFEVDTKRLDDVTEIERIDYLKIDIQGGELTVFQSSPKQMENVVMIHTEISFMPLYEQQPSFGVLDLELRAQGFVPHAMAALKYWPISPMIVNGDPTRPMNQLLEGDMIYVRDFMKEENMTVVQWKRLAYLAHHLYRSYDLSVRCILAAERLGGLSEGTVNHYMTLLQNEQRLR, translated from the coding sequence ATGCGTTCTTCTGATTTGCTTTATTCATTACTTGAAATGAACGACAAGGTATGCCTCGTTGATGTTGGGGCCAACCCAATTGATGGTGACGCACCTTATAAGGAAATGCTCCGCCACGGTCATTGCCGCTTGGTTGGTTTTGAGCCGCAAGAAACAGCGCGTGCATTATTGAATCAAAGGAAAAGTGAATATGAGGAGTATTTGCCGTATGTAATTGGAAATGGGCAGCGAGCGAACCTTTATGTATGTCATGGGTCGGGGATGACAAGTACATTAAAGCCAGATCCATCTCGACTTGCACTATTTAATGGTTTTTTAGGATTAGGGCAGGTAGAACAGGTTTTTGAAGTGGATACGAAACGACTTGATGATGTCACTGAGATCGAACGTATAGATTATCTTAAAATCGATATTCAAGGCGGAGAATTGACCGTGTTTCAATCTTCTCCAAAGCAGATGGAAAACGTGGTCATGATCCATACAGAAATCTCGTTTATGCCGCTTTATGAACAACAACCGTCTTTTGGGGTTCTTGATCTTGAACTTCGTGCACAAGGGTTTGTGCCGCACGCGATGGCGGCACTCAAATATTGGCCGATCTCTCCCATGATTGTCAACGGAGATCCGACGCGACCCATGAATCAACTTTTAGAAGGTGACATGATCTATGTCCGCGATTTTATGAAGGAGGAAAATATGACGGTCGTTCAGTGGAAAAGGCTTGCATATCTCGCGCACCATCTCTATCGCTCTTATGATCTCTCTGTACGATGTATTCTTGCGGCAGAACGCCTTGGCGGGCTTTCAGAGGGGACTGTGAATCATTATATGACGCTATTGCAAAATGAACAACGATTACGCTAA
- the prfB gene encoding peptide chain release factor 2 (programmed frameshift) produces the protein MAETFGELRQQLSTMDQRLVDIGRSLDIPAKTSRIAQLEHQMSIPTFWDDADGAKQIIAELNQIKGVAEHFAVMRARMDDLVLTLELAQEEDDSDLFQEANKKADEFKTALDEFELELLLDGPYDHNNAIFELHPGAGGTESQDWASILLRMYTRWAEGRGYKIETLDYQPGDEAGVKSVTLMIKGYNAYGYLKADKGVHRLVRISPFDSSGRRHTSFASVDVMPELDDSVEIDIRPDEIKVDTYRSTGAGGQHVNTTDSAVRITHLPTGVVVTCQSERSQIQNRAVAMKILAARLYERKREEQEAELAAIRGEQKDIAWGSQIRSYVFHPYSMVKDHRTGYEVGNAQGVVDGDLDGFVNAYLRWQLHRRSSQTDDGEGNS, from the exons ATGGCAGAGACGTTTGGTGAATTGCGTCAACAGCTTTCCACTATGGACCAACGTTTGGTCGACATCGGGAGGTCTCTT GACATCCCTGCTAAAACATCGCGCATAGCACAACTTGAGCATCAGATGTCGATCCCGACGTTTTGGGATGATGCGGATGGAGCGAAGCAGATCATCGCTGAACTCAACCAGATCAAAGGTGTCGCAGAGCATTTCGCGGTGATGCGTGCGCGGATGGATGATCTTGTGTTGACGCTTGAGCTTGCGCAAGAAGAAGATGACAGTGATCTGTTTCAAGAGGCGAATAAAAAAGCGGATGAATTTAAAACGGCGCTGGATGAGTTTGAATTAGAGCTTTTGCTAGATGGCCCGTATGATCACAATAACGCGATCTTCGAGCTTCACCCTGGCGCGGGTGGAACGGAGTCGCAGGATTGGGCGTCCATACTGCTTAGGATGTATACGCGGTGGGCGGAAGGTCGCGGCTATAAGATCGAGACGCTTGACTATCAGCCAGGGGATGAGGCGGGCGTCAAGAGTGTGACGCTTATGATCAAAGGATACAACGCATATGGCTATTTAAAAGCGGATAAAGGTGTTCATCGGCTTGTGCGAATTTCCCCGTTTGACAGTTCGGGGCGTAGGCATACGTCCTTTGCGTCTGTCGATGTGATGCCTGAACTTGATGACAGCGTAGAGATCGATATTCGGCCGGATGAGATTAAGGTGGATACGTATCGCTCCACAGGCGCCGGAGGACAGCATGTCAATACCACAGACTCTGCGGTTCGTATCACCCATCTGCCGACTGGGGTGGTTGTGACGTGCCAGAGTGAAAGGTCGCAGATTCAGAACCGGGCCGTTGCGATGAAGATTCTGGCGGCGCGTCTGTATGAGCGCAAACGCGAAGAGCAAGAAGCTGAGCTGGCTGCGATTCGGGGTGAGCAAAAGGATATCGCCTGGGGAAGCCAAATTCGCTCGTATGTATTTCATCCTTATTCGATGGTCAAGGATCATCGGACGGGGTATGAAGTTGGCAATGCGCAGGGCGTCGTTGATGGCGACCTCGACGGATTCGTCAATGCGTACCTGAGATGGCAATTGCATCGGCGCTCATCGCAAACGGATGACGGGGAGGGAAATTCGTGA